A window from Sporolituus thermophilus DSM 23256 encodes these proteins:
- a CDS encoding hydrogenase maturation protease, which translates to MSDIVVVGFGNLLMGDDGAGIRVVERLNDLGLPSGVKALDGGVASFEVLAGLRQAQAIIIVDAMAAGGAPGAVYRMTPADLGAPAPDRAFSLHEFTLLEALHLAAKVAPLPPVVIYGIEPASVELGLELTPPVAQAVERVANLIMDELRSELNA; encoded by the coding sequence ATGAGCGATATAGTCGTTGTTGGATTTGGCAATCTCCTGATGGGCGACGACGGGGCGGGCATCAGGGTGGTGGAGCGGCTGAACGACTTAGGCCTGCCGTCCGGGGTGAAGGCCTTGGACGGCGGGGTGGCTTCGTTTGAGGTGCTTGCCGGTCTCCGCCAGGCCCAAGCCATTATCATCGTCGACGCGATGGCCGCCGGCGGTGCACCTGGCGCTGTTTACCGGATGACCCCGGCCGACCTCGGGGCGCCGGCGCCGGACCGCGCCTTTTCGCTCCATGAGTTTACCTTGCTGGAGGCGCTACACCTGGCGGCGAAAGTAGCGCCGCTGCCGCCGGTCGTTATCTACGGTATCGAGCCGGCCAGCGTCGAGCTCGGCCTGGAGCTCACGCCGCCGGTAGCACAGGCGGTCGAGCGAGTAGCTAACCTGATTATGGACGAGCTCAGGAGTGAATTAAATGCATGA
- the hypA gene encoding hydrogenase maturation nickel metallochaperone HypA — MHEMAIAQGILDIVLATAASHEVTVVRRIKLRVGEMTEVEPDALRFCFAALAADTPAAPAELDIEVVPLAGRCQDCRHEFAVERYRFFCPACGSAGVEIISGRELQVEHLEVE; from the coding sequence ATGCATGAAATGGCGATCGCTCAGGGCATTCTGGATATTGTCCTCGCTACTGCTGCAAGTCATGAGGTAACAGTGGTGCGGCGGATAAAGCTGCGGGTCGGGGAAATGACCGAAGTAGAGCCCGATGCCCTGCGGTTTTGTTTTGCGGCGCTGGCAGCCGACACGCCGGCTGCTCCGGCTGAACTCGACATCGAGGTGGTGCCGCTGGCGGGGCGCTGCCAGGACTGTCGGCACGAATTTGCCGTGGAGCGCTACCGCTTTTTTTGTCCGGCCTGCGGCTCTGCCGGGGTGGAGATCATCTCCGGGCGGGAACTGCAAGTGGAGCACTTGGAGGTAGAATAG
- the hypB gene encoding hydrogenase nickel incorporation protein HypB translates to MEIKVMANILEKNDQIAAEVNKLFSARGIFVFNLLGSPGSGKTSLLERTIAALKGKLRLAVIEGDLFTSKDAERIARHGVPVVQINTGGGCHLDATMVKNVLDKLALDDLDLIIIENVGNLVCPAEFNIGEDVKVTVLSITEGEDKPLKYPLIFKQSRLAILNKIDLLPYTEFNLQAAVDDITSINPHITLLKTSCRTGEGLDRWFDWLRCQVESKKRRS, encoded by the coding sequence ATGGAAATCAAAGTAATGGCCAATATTTTGGAGAAAAATGATCAAATCGCGGCGGAAGTGAACAAACTTTTCAGCGCGCGGGGGATTTTCGTCTTCAACCTTCTCGGCTCGCCCGGTTCGGGCAAGACGTCCCTCCTGGAACGCACCATCGCCGCCCTTAAGGGAAAGCTGCGGTTGGCGGTAATCGAAGGCGACCTCTTTACCTCCAAAGACGCCGAGCGCATTGCTCGCCATGGGGTGCCGGTAGTACAGATTAACACCGGCGGAGGGTGCCATTTGGACGCCACCATGGTTAAAAACGTGCTGGACAAACTGGCGCTTGACGACCTTGACCTCATTATCATTGAAAATGTGGGCAATCTGGTATGTCCGGCCGAATTCAACATCGGCGAGGACGTTAAGGTCACGGTGCTCAGCATTACCGAAGGCGAAGACAAGCCGCTGAAATATCCCCTCATCTTCAAACAATCCCGCCTGGCCATCCTCAACAAGATTGACCTTTTGCCATACACCGAATTTAATTTGCAGGCAGCGGTAGACGATATTACCAGCATCAATCCCCACATTACGCTGCTAAAGACCTCGTGCCGGACGGGTGAGGGTTTGGACCGCTGGTTCGACTGGCTGCGGTGCCAGGTTGAAAGTAAGAAGCGAAGGAGTTAA
- a CDS encoding aspartyl-phosphate phosphatase Spo0E family protein, with amino-acid sequence MAEIDRLAEKIEELRQRLCILVDSKQGNLNDPEVMALSAELDCQIVSYQRVRRAAADQK; translated from the coding sequence ATGGCAGAAATTGACCGGTTGGCGGAGAAAATCGAGGAGCTTCGTCAGCGGCTCTGCATTCTGGTGGACAGCAAGCAGGGCAATTTAAATGACCCTGAAGTAATGGCGCTCAGCGCCGAGCTTGACTGCCAGATAGTCAGTTACCAGCGGGTCAGGCGGGCAGCAGCCGACCAAAAGTAA
- a CDS encoding amidohydrolase: MLAIIGGTILPICEPPYTGGVVFVDKGKIIGIGREGDIPAGARIIDGRGKYITPGLIDAHTHLGVYAEQQAWAGEDVNETSQPVTPGMQVIDAINPADAGLADACAGGVTTVMVAPGSANPIGGQAAIIKTRRQATVEDMLVRRHAGLKIAFGENPRRAYGNHKKMPVTRMATAALIRETLLKGREYMAKAADKERNVDLGLEAVVRVLRREMPLRAHAHRADDIVTALRIAREFNVDIIIEHATEGHLIPEVLAERQARVVLGPHLITRSKHELNERSFAAPAVLAAHGVPFALMSDHPVVPSAFLTVYAGLAVRFGLGAEHALRAITLDAAEILGIADRVGAIAPGKDADLVVWRGHPLELTAMPEWVIVDGWVGKVNKEQKIVSWEPWAPAI; the protein is encoded by the coding sequence TTGCTTGCCATTATTGGAGGCACCATTTTGCCGATTTGCGAGCCGCCGTACACCGGCGGCGTTGTTTTTGTCGACAAGGGCAAAATTATTGGCATTGGACGGGAGGGCGACATTCCCGCCGGGGCGAGAATAATCGACGGCCGGGGCAAATATATCACGCCCGGGCTGATTGACGCCCATACCCATCTGGGCGTCTACGCCGAGCAGCAGGCTTGGGCGGGGGAAGACGTCAACGAGACCAGCCAGCCGGTCACGCCGGGGATGCAGGTCATTGACGCTATAAACCCCGCTGACGCGGGCCTGGCGGACGCCTGCGCCGGCGGCGTAACCACCGTTATGGTCGCTCCCGGCAGCGCCAACCCCATTGGCGGCCAGGCGGCGATAATCAAAACGCGCCGACAGGCCACCGTGGAAGATATGCTCGTCAGGCGCCATGCCGGTTTGAAAATTGCCTTTGGCGAAAACCCCCGGCGCGCCTACGGTAACCACAAAAAGATGCCGGTGACGCGCATGGCTACCGCCGCCCTCATTCGGGAGACGCTGCTCAAAGGCCGGGAGTATATGGCCAAAGCCGCTGACAAGGAGCGGAATGTTGATTTAGGGCTGGAAGCGGTGGTGCGCGTACTGCGCCGGGAGATGCCGCTGAGGGCCCACGCCCACCGTGCCGATGACATTGTCACCGCGCTGCGGATCGCCCGGGAATTTAATGTGGACATAATCATCGAGCATGCCACCGAGGGGCACCTTATTCCCGAGGTGCTGGCCGAGCGCCAGGCGCGGGTGGTGCTGGGCCCGCACCTAATTACTCGCAGCAAACACGAGTTGAATGAACGCAGCTTTGCTGCACCGGCGGTGCTCGCGGCGCACGGCGTCCCGTTCGCGCTCATGAGCGACCACCCGGTCGTGCCCAGCGCCTTTTTGACGGTCTATGCCGGACTCGCTGTGCGGTTTGGCTTAGGTGCGGAGCATGCTCTGCGGGCCATTACGCTGGATGCCGCCGAAATCCTCGGTATTGCCGACCGCGTCGGGGCCATTGCTCCCGGCAAGGACGCCGACCTGGTGGTGTGGCGTGGCCATCCGCTGGAGCTCACGGCCATGCCGGAATGGGTCATTGTTGACGGCTGGGTTGGCAAGGTTAATAAGGAGCAGAAGATTGTCAGCTGGGAGCCGTGGGCGCCGGCCATATAA
- a CDS encoding OmpA/MotB family protein — protein sequence MARKRGTGSGGGGHDATGMMRWLLTYADLITLLMVFFVVMYAMSSADQRKFNALKASLATALRTEGAGANLIFEYAGNRPFNQAINPEGAEKELEAFREIINQVQQRVKDPQGVGFAVSERGLTIRFLDSVLFDLGRADLRPDALPLLDAVAGALKQTDNYIRVEGHADNLPISTAQFPSNWELSAARSIAVTRYFIDKHGLEPRRLSSLGYGEYRPLYPNTSEANRAKNRRVDIVILRSEKAGGEIDAPQPAPRQP from the coding sequence ATGGCCAGAAAACGGGGAACAGGCAGTGGGGGCGGCGGCCATGACGCCACCGGGATGATGCGGTGGCTATTGACCTATGCCGACTTAATCACGCTATTGATGGTCTTTTTTGTCGTTATGTATGCAATGAGTTCGGCCGACCAAAGGAAATTCAACGCCCTTAAGGCTTCGCTGGCTACCGCGCTGCGCACCGAGGGCGCGGGCGCCAATCTTATCTTCGAATATGCCGGCAACCGGCCGTTCAATCAGGCCATCAACCCTGAGGGGGCGGAAAAAGAGCTGGAGGCGTTCCGGGAAATCATTAACCAGGTGCAGCAGCGGGTCAAAGACCCCCAGGGAGTAGGCTTTGCCGTCAGTGAGCGGGGTCTGACCATCCGCTTCCTTGACAGCGTTCTCTTTGATCTGGGGCGGGCCGACCTGCGGCCGGACGCCCTGCCGCTCTTAGACGCCGTGGCGGGCGCGCTCAAGCAGACCGATAACTACATCCGGGTCGAAGGGCATGCCGACAACCTGCCGATAAGCACCGCCCAATTTCCTTCCAACTGGGAGCTTTCGGCGGCGCGGTCGATTGCCGTTACCCGCTACTTTATCGACAAGCACGGCCTTGAGCCGCGGCGGCTGTCTTCCCTCGGCTACGGCGAGTACCGGCCGCTGTATCCCAACACGTCCGAGGCTAACCGGGCGAAAAACCGCCGGGTCGATATTGTCATTCTCCGCAGTGAAAAGGCCGGCGGCGAAATCGACGCGCCGCAGCCGGCGCCGCGCCAGCCGTAA
- a CDS encoding CheR family methyltransferase, whose product MQSERDWEQFKQKLFAKSGINLNDYKPTQMQRRITNFMTRHGAAGYLDFYALIDRNPGLYKEFIDFLTINVTEFFRTPEKFAELETKVLPDLLARSARLSVWSAGCSTGAEPYSLAIILADLTPTTRHRILATDLDVEMLAKAKKGQYAANELKNIPPARLQKYFMPQVGGLFEISSDIRGRVEFRRHNLLRDSFESGFDLIVCRNVVIYFTEEAKDALYRRFFAALKPGGVLFVGGTEAILNFRDIGFVSYLPFFYRKPL is encoded by the coding sequence GTGCAGAGTGAACGTGACTGGGAGCAGTTTAAGCAAAAGTTATTTGCCAAGTCCGGCATAAATCTCAACGATTACAAGCCCACGCAGATGCAGCGGCGGATCACTAATTTCATGACCCGCCACGGTGCCGCCGGTTATCTGGACTTTTACGCCCTCATTGACCGCAATCCCGGGCTGTATAAGGAATTTATCGACTTTCTGACCATTAACGTTACTGAGTTTTTCCGCACGCCGGAAAAGTTTGCCGAGCTGGAGACCAAGGTGCTGCCTGATTTGCTGGCCAGATCGGCGCGGCTGTCGGTGTGGAGCGCCGGCTGTTCGACCGGGGCGGAACCCTATTCGCTGGCGATAATTCTTGCCGACCTGACGCCAACCACGCGGCACCGTATTTTGGCCACCGATCTGGATGTGGAAATGCTGGCCAAAGCGAAAAAGGGGCAGTATGCGGCGAATGAACTCAAGAACATTCCGCCGGCCCGGCTGCAGAAATATTTTATGCCCCAAGTGGGCGGCCTTTTCGAGATTAGCAGCGACATCCGCGGCCGGGTGGAGTTTCGGCGCCATAATCTGCTGCGCGACTCCTTTGAGAGCGGCTTTGACCTCATTGTCTGCCGTAATGTCGTTATTTACTTTACCGAAGAAGCGAAGGACGCCTTGTACCGCCGCTTTTTCGCCGCGCTTAAGCCGGGGGGCGTCCTGTTTGTTGGCGGCACCGAAGCAATTCTAAATTTCCGCGACATTGGTTTTGTCAGTTACCTGCCGTTTTTCTACCGCAAACCGCTATAG
- a CDS encoding D-alanyl-D-alanine carboxypeptidase family protein, translating to MRLFFKVLTALTAFALLLTAAVQAAVPKLNCRAAVLMDAKTGQVLFEKDMHKRSAPASTTKILTAIIAIESGRLDEVVRVSPRAAGTGGSSMNLYAGQTLTLRELVTGLMLRSGNDAAVAIAEHLAGSVEAFAAMMNKRAQEIGAVNSHFVNPHGLTAPGHFSTAFDLAWLARYALSNPVFAQIVNTKETTIEWLDRSGRERDRNLRNTNKLLWMLEEADGVKTGTTSEAGPCLVASATRGNQRLITVVLHDHARWYNSMMLLKHGFDSYDLFEYADEGDVLAAIPVESGQADMADAVVATPAALVVAAADYPYVSVELDLPEKIKAPVYQGQKIGEIIFYVHDKAVKTVDVIAGKDIAERTPATVFFDQLLRLFGLLANWGVL from the coding sequence ATGCGCTTATTTTTCAAAGTGCTTACAGCCCTGACCGCCTTTGCCCTTCTGTTAACGGCAGCGGTGCAGGCGGCTGTCCCGAAGCTTAACTGCCGGGCCGCCGTGCTCATGGACGCTAAGACCGGTCAGGTGCTGTTTGAAAAAGATATGCATAAACGTAGCGCGCCGGCCAGCACGACGAAAATCCTCACCGCCATCATCGCCATCGAAAGCGGCCGTCTGGATGAGGTGGTGCGCGTCAGCCCCCGCGCCGCCGGCACCGGCGGCTCGTCCATGAACCTTTATGCCGGCCAGACGCTGACCCTGCGCGAACTGGTGACCGGCCTGATGCTGCGCTCCGGCAACGATGCCGCCGTGGCCATCGCCGAGCATTTGGCCGGCTCGGTGGAAGCTTTTGCCGCCATGATGAACAAACGGGCCCAGGAAATCGGCGCCGTAAACAGTCATTTCGTCAATCCCCATGGTCTTACCGCGCCAGGGCATTTTTCCACCGCCTTTGACCTGGCCTGGCTGGCCCGCTACGCCCTGTCCAATCCGGTTTTTGCCCAAATCGTCAACACGAAAGAAACGACCATTGAATGGCTGGACCGCAGCGGGCGCGAACGGGACCGCAATTTGCGCAACACGAACAAGCTGCTCTGGATGCTGGAAGAGGCTGACGGCGTCAAGACCGGCACCACCAGCGAGGCCGGGCCCTGCCTGGTCGCCAGCGCTACCCGTGGCAATCAGCGACTAATCACCGTGGTTCTCCATGACCACGCGCGGTGGTACAACTCCATGATGCTCCTAAAGCACGGCTTTGACAGCTACGATCTCTTCGAATACGCCGACGAAGGCGACGTGCTGGCCGCCATTCCGGTGGAAAGCGGCCAGGCCGATATGGCAGATGCCGTCGTTGCCACCCCGGCCGCGCTGGTAGTTGCGGCCGCCGACTACCCGTATGTGAGCGTCGAGCTTGACCTGCCGGAAAAAATTAAAGCCCCGGTGTATCAGGGGCAAAAAATCGGGGAAATTATCTTTTATGTTCACGACAAGGCGGTAAAAACGGTAGACGTTATCGCCGGCAAAGATATTGCCGAGCGCACGCCGGCCACCGTCTTTTTTGACCAGCTGCTCCGCCTGTTTGGGCTGCTGGCCAATTGGGGCGTGCTATAG
- a CDS encoding pyridoxal-phosphate-dependent aminotransferase family protein: MTKKAPLVMIPGPTPVAEPVRQAMAVQTYGHNYSGFVEIYRECLNGLKTIFQADHMVVIGGSGTLAMEMTLINTVKAGQDLLVVSHGAFGDRFAAIAKVLGINADVLSCPPGSRVPLAEIEKALASKRYAALTLTHVDTSTGVLAQAKEVGELAKKYDVLYILDGVCASAGVPEPMKEYGIDVIVTTCQKAFGTPPGLTMIAFNEKAAARRDELGTVPGYYTDWKNWMPIMENPSLYISTPPVNHIVALNEAVKLILAEGLAARYARHERIGRSFRAGLAALGLETVTEKEALAPTLSVVKYPPNVDDAAFRAKVEENGVFIAGALGPLKGKAFRVGHMGIIGMDEIAITLTAIERALAALGVKVTPGAAVGAAWQEWDSVRPAQGCACCCG; this comes from the coding sequence ATGACCAAGAAAGCGCCTTTAGTCATGATCCCTGGTCCGACGCCGGTGGCCGAACCGGTCCGCCAGGCTATGGCCGTGCAAACTTACGGACACAACTACAGCGGTTTTGTTGAAATATACCGCGAGTGCCTCAATGGTCTGAAGACGATTTTCCAGGCGGACCATATGGTGGTTATTGGCGGCTCGGGAACCCTGGCGATGGAAATGACCCTTATTAACACCGTTAAGGCCGGTCAGGACCTCCTGGTCGTGTCCCACGGCGCTTTTGGCGACCGGTTTGCCGCCATTGCCAAAGTGCTTGGCATTAACGCCGACGTGCTAAGCTGCCCGCCCGGCAGCCGCGTGCCGCTTGCGGAAATTGAAAAAGCTTTGGCCAGCAAGCGCTACGCTGCCTTGACCCTTACCCATGTGGATACTTCCACGGGCGTGTTGGCCCAGGCCAAAGAAGTTGGCGAACTGGCGAAGAAATATGATGTCCTCTACATTCTTGACGGTGTGTGTGCCAGCGCCGGCGTGCCCGAACCGATGAAAGAGTACGGTATTGACGTTATCGTCACCACCTGCCAGAAAGCCTTCGGTACGCCCCCTGGTTTGACCATGATCGCTTTCAACGAAAAAGCCGCCGCCCGCCGCGACGAACTGGGAACCGTACCCGGCTATTATACCGACTGGAAGAACTGGATGCCGATAATGGAGAACCCGTCACTGTACATTTCCACGCCGCCGGTTAACCATATCGTGGCTCTCAATGAGGCGGTCAAGCTCATTTTGGCCGAAGGTCTCGCGGCCCGGTATGCCCGGCATGAGCGCATCGGCCGCAGCTTCCGCGCCGGTCTGGCCGCGCTTGGCCTGGAAACGGTGACGGAGAAAGAAGCGCTGGCGCCGACGCTCAGCGTTGTCAAGTACCCGCCTAACGTGGATGATGCCGCTTTCCGCGCCAAAGTGGAGGAGAACGGCGTGTTCATTGCCGGCGCCCTTGGGCCCCTGAAAGGAAAAGCCTTCCGTGTCGGTCACATGGGGATTATCGGGATGGATGAAATCGCGATTACCCTTACCGCCATTGAACGCGCACTGGCTGCGCTTGGCGTCAAGGTTACGCCTGGAGCCGCGGTCGGCGCCGCCTGGCAGGAGTGGGACAGCGTCCGCCCTGCACAAGGTTGTGCATGCTGCTGCGGCTAA
- a CDS encoding tryptophan transporter yields the protein METKQQEMVRFEKAQGGQFRWVAVTALLLAIGAILHLVTPNVGGVTPNWTIAMYCIAINLTRPSLGQAAGIGLVAGAVNIPTSKSAFPYGNLASELVGALICAAIVNSAVNFTVGRFNFRPAVCALISTLGSGFTFITILKLVLSLPMTVYLYAMVPVVLAVAAVNTVITQLLYFPAQKLFAAKGGQ from the coding sequence ATGGAAACCAAACAGCAGGAAATGGTTCGGTTCGAAAAGGCGCAAGGGGGGCAATTCCGCTGGGTGGCGGTAACGGCCCTGCTTTTGGCTATCGGCGCCATTCTTCACCTGGTTACTCCTAACGTAGGCGGGGTGACGCCCAACTGGACCATCGCCATGTACTGTATCGCCATAAATCTTACGCGGCCTTCGCTGGGGCAGGCCGCCGGCATCGGCCTGGTCGCCGGTGCGGTCAACATTCCTACTTCCAAATCCGCGTTTCCTTATGGCAACTTAGCGAGTGAACTGGTCGGCGCCCTGATTTGCGCCGCTATCGTCAACAGTGCAGTGAATTTTACCGTAGGCCGTTTTAATTTCCGGCCGGCCGTATGCGCCCTCATCAGCACGCTCGGCAGCGGGTTTACCTTTATTACGATTTTGAAACTCGTTTTGTCGCTACCCATGACGGTGTACCTGTACGCTATGGTGCCGGTCGTGCTGGCCGTTGCCGCTGTTAACACCGTTATCACTCAGCTGCTGTATTTCCCGGCGCAAAAACTGTTTGCCGCCAAAGGAGGCCAGTAA
- a CDS encoding energy-coupling factor ABC transporter ATP-binding protein yields MSAVVFEAFSYAYPGTDKVLDHIDLTVPRGAFTVITGPSGAGKTTLCLAVCGAVPHYFGGALAGTVRVNGGKTTDSTMHDLARQVGTVLEDYESQLVTMTVFEEVAFGLENQGINEKETARRVADALALVGLSGFEDREVASLSGGQKQRLVIASVLAAAPDILVLDEPASALDPQGAEELYRLLGRLNVEQGITIIVVEHDLSRVLPYASDFVLMTGGRIIASGPPSDVLYYMGRRQVYQEGVPPLWQLKLKLEAETGVSFGNWRSEAEAAQEIKAWLSACRQGAAKSA; encoded by the coding sequence ATGTCTGCCGTTGTCTTCGAAGCCTTTTCCTACGCCTACCCGGGGACGGACAAGGTGCTCGACCATATTGATCTGACCGTGCCGCGCGGGGCCTTCACCGTTATCACCGGACCAAGCGGCGCCGGCAAAACGACGCTGTGTCTGGCCGTTTGCGGCGCCGTTCCCCACTATTTCGGGGGTGCCCTGGCCGGTACGGTGCGGGTAAACGGTGGCAAAACGACGGACAGTACGATGCATGACCTGGCGCGGCAGGTAGGGACGGTGCTGGAAGACTATGAAAGCCAACTGGTAACGATGACCGTCTTCGAAGAAGTGGCCTTTGGTTTGGAAAACCAGGGAATAAATGAAAAGGAGACGGCCCGCCGAGTGGCTGACGCCCTGGCGCTGGTAGGTTTGAGCGGCTTTGAAGACCGAGAGGTAGCTTCTTTGTCGGGCGGGCAAAAACAGCGGCTGGTTATCGCCAGCGTCCTGGCCGCCGCGCCGGACATTCTGGTTCTTGACGAACCGGCCTCGGCCCTCGACCCGCAGGGGGCCGAGGAACTGTACCGGCTCCTCGGCCGCCTCAATGTCGAACAGGGCATTACGATTATTGTTGTCGAACATGACTTGAGCCGGGTGCTGCCCTATGCCAGCGACTTTGTGCTTATGACGGGCGGCAGGATAATCGCGAGCGGGCCGCCAAGCGATGTGCTTTACTATATGGGGCGGCGTCAGGTCTACCAGGAAGGGGTGCCGCCGCTGTGGCAGCTAAAACTGAAGCTGGAGGCGGAAACCGGCGTGTCCTTTGGCAACTGGCGTAGCGAGGCGGAGGCGGCGCAAGAAATCAAGGCATGGCTGAGCGCCTGCCGGCAGGGGGCGGCGAAAAGTGCTTGA
- a CDS encoding energy-coupling factor ABC transporter ATP-binding protein: MLEVRNVSFAYRRGRPVLHDVSLTVGAGEFVAIAGRNGSGKTTLTRLIMSLIKPDSGAVLVDGQDTRKATPADMARHIGYVFQNPDRQIFRETVTQEVAFGPEQLGLAPAETKARVAEALALTGISDLADAYPATLTKGQKQRVAIASALALKPRMLILDEPTSGQDAVEREALLKLLTGLCRQGLAVLLITHDMEILARYVERAVVIADGRKVFDGAVTELFSGRYPVGIWGLCQPTAAIISREIGIFGGKTVVTVDELCTNLLKLARGDGYGKTGPTH; the protein is encoded by the coding sequence GTGCTTGAAGTCCGAAATGTTTCTTTTGCTTACCGCCGTGGGCGACCGGTTCTCCATGACGTGTCGCTCACCGTCGGCGCTGGTGAGTTTGTGGCGATCGCCGGCCGCAACGGCAGCGGCAAGACGACGCTTACCCGCTTGATTATGTCGCTTATTAAACCAGATAGCGGCGCCGTCCTGGTCGATGGCCAGGATACCCGCAAAGCGACTCCGGCCGATATGGCTCGTCATATCGGCTATGTGTTTCAAAATCCTGACCGCCAAATTTTCCGGGAAACGGTCACGCAGGAAGTGGCCTTCGGGCCGGAGCAGCTGGGGCTAGCGCCTGCGGAAACTAAGGCCCGGGTGGCAGAAGCACTTGCCCTGACGGGCATTAGCGATTTGGCCGATGCTTATCCGGCTACCCTGACCAAGGGACAAAAGCAGCGGGTGGCCATCGCTTCGGCATTGGCCCTCAAGCCACGCATGCTCATTCTCGATGAGCCGACCAGCGGCCAGGATGCGGTTGAACGGGAAGCGCTGCTTAAGCTGCTGACCGGACTATGTAGACAGGGCCTGGCCGTTTTGTTGATTACGCACGATATGGAAATTTTAGCCCGTTATGTCGAACGGGCAGTAGTAATTGCCGATGGCCGCAAAGTATTTGATGGCGCCGTAACCGAGCTGTTTTCCGGCCGGTACCCTGTCGGAATATGGGGCCTGTGCCAGCCGACGGCTGCTATTATTTCCCGGGAAATAGGAATTTTTGGCGGGAAAACGGTTGTTACTGTCGATGAACTCTGCACCAATCTGCTTAAACTTGCCCGAGGTGACGGATATGGGAAAACTGGCCCCACTCACTAA
- a CDS encoding energy-coupling factor transporter transmembrane component T family protein, with product MGKLAPLTKLILTIAVSVWAMLLQSPAALALLAGAQLAVIGLARISNSALKAVGSICLFGALLAGLQYLLGSGTVLAAVTGLRMVAMTLVFVILLATTRIQDLTAALVSQCRIPYEYAFMFTAALRFIPDFLAESKAVQEAQACRGYSPRGNPLRRLVAYIAVVEPLVLRAIHRSETMAMSLELRGFGSRQRTFSGKIALTGRDYAAFAGMLVATTGIVAARALG from the coding sequence ATGGGAAAACTGGCCCCACTCACTAAACTCATTTTAACGATTGCTGTGTCGGTCTGGGCTATGCTGCTGCAGTCGCCGGCCGCCCTGGCGCTTCTTGCCGGAGCGCAATTGGCAGTTATTGGTCTGGCCCGCATCAGTAATAGCGCCCTTAAGGCCGTGGGGAGCATTTGCCTGTTTGGCGCGCTGCTGGCCGGTCTGCAGTACCTACTTGGCAGCGGTACTGTTCTGGCGGCCGTTACCGGCCTGCGCATGGTAGCCATGACGCTGGTTTTCGTCATTCTCCTGGCAACAACCCGCATCCAGGACCTCACTGCCGCGCTGGTCAGCCAGTGCCGTATTCCCTATGAATATGCCTTTATGTTTACGGCGGCGCTGCGCTTTATTCCCGACTTTCTCGCCGAGAGCAAGGCTGTGCAGGAAGCGCAGGCCTGCCGGGGCTACTCGCCTCGGGGCAACCCGCTGCGGCGGTTGGTGGCCTATATTGCCGTGGTTGAGCCGCTCGTGCTGCGGGCGATCCACCGCTCCGAGACCATGGCCATGAGCCTGGAATTGCGCGGTTTTGGCAGCAGGCAGCGCACGTTCTCCGGCAAGATCGCCCTTACCGGCCGGGACTATGCGGCTTTTGCCGGTATGCTGGTGGCGACGACAGGCATTGTGGCAGCGCGGGCGCTGGGATAG
- a CDS encoding type II toxin-antitoxin system RelE family toxin, translating to MPVYSIKFLRQAENYFLRLDRRTQARIVAALRVLAENPFNPAMDVKPLAGYPGRYRLRVGDYPLIYRIDQQELLIFIITLAPRGDVYKK from the coding sequence GTGCCGGTTTATAGCATTAAATTTTTGCGGCAAGCTGAAAACTACTTTTTGCGGCTTGACCGCAGGACCCAAGCAAGGATTGTCGCCGCTTTGCGGGTATTGGCTGAAAATCCGTTCAATCCAGCTATGGACGTAAAACCGCTTGCTGGCTATCCAGGCCGGTATCGACTGCGTGTTGGTGATTATCCCCTGATATACCGCATTGACCAGCAAGAGCTGTTGATATTTATTATTACGCTTGCCCCCCGTGGGGACGTGTACAAAAAATAG